A single genomic interval of Streptomyces sp. BA2 harbors:
- a CDS encoding DUF1266 domain-containing protein, whose protein sequence is MHGAAVPAADDDYHDDIFPNVDAPDDGSRWQAPADLEEHLYELCEADDRYTYLRAIAVTGLYRPVSAADIEPGATERPVLTVDLPDGRRIAQMYTAGLLPRPHPEVVYEFVTLGTLAAELPDDIDILVVNAATPCQQFYLTTDEERDVWGDLHADLYVDGRLHDRIDTRRTGAPESPTLLHGLACGAHLCFANGDAWNTLDWHGAGYNSEVERLEEWWGVHGREDWIDTQERLLNREVSPWYWDFVLGARTSLIEQFGPRVDPELWRQCVEVTIRNRMAETGGHDSPHKPGDDPDLDDFVAALRGLVGKIIRYEARFRADDLLPPDGHVRTIAAWDIGRASKMARWGRGARYATHAELEAAVERASHAARSAYTSWEEFSAGYVLGRCLHFDEEQFGDWYTTVLQAHRELVSDPDSPWLAVPFA, encoded by the coding sequence ATGCACGGCGCAGCCGTCCCCGCAGCCGATGACGACTACCACGACGACATCTTCCCGAACGTCGACGCCCCCGATGACGGCAGCCGCTGGCAGGCCCCCGCCGACCTCGAAGAGCACCTGTACGAACTGTGCGAGGCCGACGACCGGTACACCTACCTGCGGGCGATAGCCGTCACCGGCCTGTACCGCCCGGTGTCGGCGGCCGATATCGAACCGGGCGCGACCGAGCGCCCGGTCCTCACCGTGGACCTCCCCGACGGCCGCCGGATCGCGCAGATGTACACCGCCGGACTGCTCCCGCGCCCGCACCCCGAGGTCGTGTACGAGTTCGTCACGCTGGGCACGCTCGCCGCCGAACTGCCCGACGACATCGACATATTGGTGGTCAACGCGGCTACACCCTGTCAGCAGTTCTATCTGACGACCGATGAGGAACGGGACGTCTGGGGGGACCTGCACGCGGACCTCTACGTCGACGGCCGTCTGCACGACCGCATCGACACCCGCCGCACCGGCGCACCGGAGTCCCCCACCCTGCTGCACGGTCTGGCCTGCGGCGCCCACCTCTGCTTCGCCAACGGCGACGCCTGGAACACCCTGGACTGGCACGGCGCTGGCTACAACTCCGAGGTCGAGCGTCTGGAGGAGTGGTGGGGCGTGCACGGCCGCGAGGACTGGATCGACACGCAGGAGCGGCTACTGAACCGTGAAGTCAGCCCGTGGTACTGGGACTTCGTCCTCGGCGCCCGCACGTCGCTGATCGAGCAGTTCGGCCCGCGCGTCGACCCCGAGCTGTGGCGCCAGTGCGTGGAGGTGACGATCCGCAACCGCATGGCCGAGACCGGCGGCCACGATTCCCCGCACAAGCCGGGCGACGACCCCGACCTGGACGACTTCGTCGCCGCGCTGCGCGGCCTCGTCGGAAAGATCATCCGCTACGAGGCGCGCTTCCGCGCCGACGACCTCCTGCCGCCCGACGGTCACGTCCGCACCATCGCGGCGTGGGACATCGGGCGGGCGTCGAAGATGGCCCGCTGGGGGCGCGGCGCCCGGTACGCGACCCATGCGGAGCTGGAGGCGGCCGTCGAGCGCGCGAGCCACGCGGCCCGGTCGGCGTACACCTCGTGGGAGGAGTTCTCGGCGGGCTACGTCCTCGGCCGCTGCCTCCACTTCGACGAGGAGCAGTTCGGCGACTGGTACACGACGGTGCTCCAGGCCCACCGCGAGCTGGTCTCGGATCCGGACAGCCCGTGGCTGGCGGTGCCGTTCGCGTAG
- a CDS encoding protein phosphatase 2C domain-containing protein, with translation MSGPSTPASTQQETASWALLSATVKGVGKKYSQDSCGALSVAQGRAAVLTVADGHGSAAHFRSDFGSWWAVEEFTACAVGFAREAVRVGADATGWNALRAEARRLPQQVAHRWRERALLHDCNSPAHGGRRLSAPADDEPDLAVYGSTLIGAVVTQSMLFCWQLGDGDIVLVDADGTPHTPLSTGPDMGDETDSLCEPEPWRKMRSHWQPFTGGAPPVVLLSTDGLSKSFADHQGFLDFATGVTERAAAQGVPAVQAQLADWLERAAKYSGDDTTFVGAFAATTGAAETESSAEQEAERGTAW, from the coding sequence GTGAGCGGGCCCTCGACGCCGGCAAGCACCCAGCAGGAGACCGCCAGTTGGGCCCTGCTCAGCGCCACGGTCAAGGGAGTCGGCAAGAAGTACAGCCAGGACAGCTGCGGCGCCCTGTCCGTGGCGCAGGGGCGTGCCGCGGTGCTCACCGTCGCCGACGGCCACGGCTCCGCCGCCCACTTCCGCAGCGACTTCGGCTCCTGGTGGGCTGTCGAGGAGTTCACCGCGTGCGCGGTGGGCTTCGCCCGGGAGGCCGTGCGGGTGGGCGCCGACGCGACGGGCTGGAACGCCCTGCGCGCCGAGGCCCGCAGGCTGCCGCAGCAGGTGGCGCACCGCTGGCGCGAGCGCGCGCTCCTGCACGACTGCAACTCCCCGGCGCACGGCGGACGCCGCCTGTCGGCTCCGGCCGATGACGAGCCCGACCTCGCCGTGTACGGGAGCACCCTCATAGGCGCCGTAGTCACTCAAAGCATGCTGTTCTGCTGGCAGTTGGGCGACGGGGACATCGTCCTCGTCGACGCGGACGGCACCCCGCACACACCGCTCTCGACGGGACCCGACATGGGGGACGAGACGGACTCGCTGTGCGAGCCCGAGCCCTGGCGCAAGATGCGGTCGCACTGGCAGCCCTTCACCGGGGGCGCGCCGCCGGTCGTGCTCCTCTCCACCGACGGCCTCTCCAAGAGCTTCGCCGACCACCAGGGATTCCTGGACTTCGCCACCGGCGTCACCGAACGCGCCGCGGCGCAGGGCGTGCCCGCCGTGCAGGCGCAGCTCGCGGACTGGCTGGAGCGGGCCGCCAAGTACTCCGGTGACGACACCACGTTCGTGGGCGCCTTCGCGGCCACCACGGGAGCCGCTGAGACCGAAAGCTCAGCCGAACAGGAAGCCGAGAGAGGAACCGCATGGTGA
- a CDS encoding LacI family DNA-binding transcriptional regulator, with amino-acid sequence MASIKDVAAEAGVSVATVSRVLNSHPSVSPGARARVLAAIESLGYRPNAVARSLRTDQTRTLGLVISDVLNPYFTALARSVEEAARALGYSVIIGNADERPELQDHHVRTLLDRRIDGLLVSPTDGGSPLMLDTARSSTPMVFVDRWIPGVDVPVVRADGREAVRDLVAHLHAVGHRRLAIIAGPAATTTGSERVEAFRDALGAYGLPLPGDYIGQGDFQADSGRRATERFLALPEPPEVIFAADNLMALGALDAIRARGLRVPHDIALAAFDDIPWFVHTDPPITAIAQPTGDLGRAAVQALVDLIEGRSPRSVTLPARLVVRRSCGESPTDQRSNT; translated from the coding sequence ATGGCGAGCATCAAGGACGTCGCGGCCGAGGCAGGCGTATCCGTCGCCACGGTCTCGCGCGTCCTGAACAGTCACCCCTCGGTCAGCCCGGGGGCCCGCGCCCGCGTCCTCGCCGCGATAGAGAGCCTCGGCTACCGCCCGAACGCCGTCGCCCGCTCACTGCGCACCGACCAGACCCGCACGCTCGGCCTGGTCATCAGCGACGTACTGAATCCGTACTTCACCGCCCTGGCCCGTTCCGTCGAGGAGGCGGCCCGCGCGCTCGGCTACAGCGTGATCATCGGCAACGCCGACGAGCGGCCCGAGCTGCAGGACCACCACGTACGCACGCTCCTGGACCGGCGGATCGACGGGCTCTTGGTCTCCCCCACCGACGGCGGCTCCCCGCTGATGCTCGACACCGCGCGCTCCAGCACCCCGATGGTGTTCGTGGACCGCTGGATCCCGGGCGTGGACGTCCCCGTCGTCCGCGCCGACGGCCGCGAAGCCGTCCGTGACCTGGTGGCCCATCTGCACGCCGTCGGCCACCGCAGGCTCGCGATCATCGCCGGGCCCGCGGCCACCACCACCGGCAGCGAGCGCGTCGAGGCCTTCCGGGACGCACTCGGCGCGTACGGACTTCCGCTGCCCGGCGACTACATCGGGCAGGGCGACTTCCAGGCCGACAGCGGGCGCCGCGCCACCGAGCGGTTCCTCGCGCTGCCCGAGCCCCCCGAGGTCATCTTCGCCGCGGACAACCTGATGGCGCTCGGCGCGCTCGACGCGATCCGCGCACGCGGCCTTCGTGTGCCGCACGACATCGCGCTCGCCGCCTTCGACGACATCCCGTGGTTCGTGCACACCGATCCGCCGATCACCGCCATCGCGCAGCCGACCGGCGATCTGGGCCGGGCAGCGGTGCAGGCCTTGGTCGATCTGATCGAGGGCAGGAGCCCCCGGTCCGTCACGCTGCCCGCCCGTCTCGTCGTACGCCGCTCCTGCGGCGAGTCCCCCACCGACCAGAGGAGCAACACGTGA
- a CDS encoding alpha/beta fold hydrolase translates to MGDGPHKVIAVHGWFADRSAYAPVLADLDLASFQYAVVDLRGYGEAKDAAGAYTTSEGAADVVGLADRLGWDRFSLIGHSMGGCVAQRVLAIAPHRVRRLVGVSPVPASGLELPPEQWELFSEADRLPGNRRAIIDATTGGARPAAWLDRMVERSLDVSDAKAFRAWLDSWAGEDFHDRVEGSTVPALAVVGALDPALGADLMRRTWLRWYARAELTELSQAGHYAMDETPLALIRAVEDFLRKDDEGDGEGGSESGDGSS, encoded by the coding sequence GTGGGCGACGGCCCCCACAAGGTGATCGCCGTGCACGGGTGGTTCGCCGACCGGTCGGCCTACGCGCCGGTGCTCGCGGACCTCGACCTCGCCTCGTTCCAGTACGCGGTGGTCGATCTGCGCGGCTACGGGGAGGCGAAGGACGCCGCAGGCGCATACACGACCTCTGAGGGGGCCGCCGATGTCGTCGGCCTTGCGGACCGCCTCGGCTGGGACCGCTTCTCGCTGATCGGCCACTCCATGGGCGGCTGCGTCGCCCAGCGGGTCCTGGCGATCGCACCGCACCGGGTCCGCAGGCTGGTCGGCGTCTCGCCCGTGCCCGCCTCCGGACTCGAACTGCCGCCGGAGCAGTGGGAGCTGTTCTCCGAGGCCGACCGGCTGCCGGGGAACCGCCGCGCGATCATCGACGCCACCACCGGCGGTGCACGGCCCGCGGCCTGGCTCGACCGCATGGTGGAACGCTCGCTCGACGTCAGCGACGCGAAGGCATTCCGTGCCTGGCTCGACTCCTGGGCGGGCGAGGACTTCCACGACCGGGTAGAGGGCTCGACCGTGCCGGCGCTGGCGGTGGTCGGGGCGCTGGATCCCGCGCTGGGGGCGGACCTGATGCGCCGGACCTGGCTGCGCTGGTACGCGCGCGCCGAACTCACCGAACTCAGCCAGGCGGGCCACTACGCGATGGACGAGACTCCGCTCGCTCTCATCCGCGCCGTGGAGGACTTCCTGCGCAAGGACGACGAGGGTGACGGCGAGGGTGGCAGCGAGAGCGGCGACGGCTCGTCGTGA
- a CDS encoding vWA domain-containing protein, whose translation MANRPVHFIWMLDCSGSMGVNGKIGELNFAIREAIPEMQQAAESNPAASLLVRAISFASGASWHVGEPTPVDRFAWEDVHTYGGTDMGAAFKLAAGALQTPPMPQRALPPVLALASDGQPTDDWRAGLREIDATPWGKRAVRVAVAIGDDADKSMLKEFLGNPELEPLQAKNPRQLAAAIRWMSTAVVKDASTPKVEDAKPASPLGPAPLTKGDEDDIW comes from the coding sequence ATGGCCAACCGCCCCGTCCACTTCATCTGGATGCTCGACTGCTCGGGCTCCATGGGCGTGAACGGCAAGATCGGCGAGCTGAACTTCGCCATCCGTGAGGCCATCCCCGAGATGCAGCAGGCCGCCGAGTCCAACCCGGCCGCCTCGCTGCTCGTGCGCGCCATCTCCTTTGCCAGCGGCGCGAGTTGGCACGTGGGTGAGCCGACCCCGGTGGACCGGTTCGCCTGGGAGGACGTGCACACGTACGGCGGTACCGACATGGGCGCGGCGTTCAAGCTCGCGGCGGGCGCGCTGCAGACCCCGCCGATGCCGCAGCGCGCGCTGCCCCCGGTCCTCGCCCTCGCCTCCGACGGGCAGCCCACCGACGACTGGCGCGCGGGCCTGCGGGAGATCGACGCGACGCCGTGGGGCAAGCGTGCCGTGCGGGTCGCGGTGGCCATCGGGGACGACGCGGACAAGAGCATGCTCAAGGAGTTCCTCGGCAACCCGGAGCTCGAGCCCCTGCAGGCCAAGAACCCCCGCCAGCTCGCCGCGGCCATCCGCTGGATGTCGACAGCCGTCGTCAAGGACGCGTCGACGCCGAAGGTCGAGGACGCCAAGCCCGCGTCCCCGCTCGGCCCCGCGCCGCTGACCAAGGGCGACGAAGACGACATCTGGTGA
- a CDS encoding cytochrome P450 translates to MSVEPTAAPDVFDPRQYAAGVPHERYRVLRDRHPVSWQREPRVLDWPAGPGFWAVTRHADVVRVLRDSVTYSSHLGATQIRDPDPDDLPFIRRMILNQDPPEHGRLRRLVSRAFTPRRVERFETLARDRARSLLSTAADRARDSDGTCDLVTAVTDDYALLNLADLLGVPESDRGLLLHWTQRVIGYQDPDEAGELTLGPDGKPLNPRSPAMLRDMFGYAQDLAAHKRRVPADDIMTTLANDPELTAPELEMFFFLLTVAGNDTVRSAAPGGLLALMEHPEEYRRLREGEVPVATAVDELLRHHPPVLTFRRTATKDTILANRTIRAGDKVVVFHASANHDERVFTDPHRLDLARSPNPHVSFGEGPHVCLGAHFARLQLRVLYEEFRDAGTAPLELAGPPRRLVSNFINGLKSVPVKVKSVPVKVPKAQ, encoded by the coding sequence GTGAGCGTCGAACCCACCGCCGCACCGGATGTGTTCGACCCCCGGCAGTACGCGGCCGGGGTCCCGCACGAGCGCTACCGTGTACTCCGCGACCGGCACCCCGTCTCCTGGCAGCGCGAGCCGCGTGTGCTCGACTGGCCCGCGGGGCCCGGCTTCTGGGCGGTGACACGGCACGCCGACGTCGTCCGCGTCCTCAGGGACTCCGTCACCTACTCCTCGCACCTGGGAGCCACCCAGATCCGCGATCCCGACCCGGACGACCTGCCGTTCATCCGCCGCATGATTCTCAATCAGGACCCTCCCGAGCACGGGAGACTGCGCCGCCTGGTGAGCCGCGCCTTCACCCCCAGGCGTGTTGAGCGCTTCGAGACGCTTGCCCGCGACCGGGCCCGCTCCCTGCTCTCGACGGCGGCGGACCGCGCCCGTGACTCCGACGGCACCTGCGATCTCGTCACCGCCGTCACCGACGACTACGCCCTGCTCAATCTCGCCGACCTCCTCGGCGTGCCCGAGAGCGACCGCGGCCTGCTCCTGCACTGGACGCAACGCGTGATCGGCTACCAAGACCCGGACGAGGCGGGCGAGTTGACGCTCGGCCCGGACGGCAAGCCGCTCAACCCACGCTCACCGGCGATGCTGCGCGACATGTTCGGCTACGCGCAGGACCTCGCGGCGCACAAGCGCCGCGTACCCGCCGACGACATCATGACCACCCTCGCGAACGACCCCGAACTGACCGCCCCTGAACTGGAGATGTTCTTCTTCCTGCTCACCGTCGCGGGCAACGACACCGTGCGCAGTGCGGCGCCCGGGGGCCTCCTCGCCCTCATGGAGCACCCGGAGGAGTACCGCCGCCTGCGCGAGGGCGAAGTCCCCGTTGCCACGGCGGTGGACGAACTGCTGCGCCATCACCCTCCCGTCCTCACGTTCCGCCGGACGGCCACCAAGGACACCATCCTGGCGAACCGGACCATCCGCGCCGGGGACAAGGTCGTCGTCTTCCACGCCTCGGCCAACCACGACGAACGCGTCTTCACGGACCCCCACCGCCTGGACCTGGCCCGCTCCCCCAACCCCCACGTCTCCTTCGGCGAGGGCCCGCACGTCTGCCTGGGCGCTCACTTCGCGCGCCTCCAACTCCGTGTCCTGTATGAGGAGTTCCGTGACGCGGGGACTGCGCCTCTTGAACTCGCGGGGCCACCCCGGCGCCTGGTCTCCAACTTCATCAACGGGCTGAAGTCGGTGCCGGTAAAGGTGAAGTCAGTGCCGGTAAAGGTACCGAAGGCACAGTAA
- a CDS encoding sugar ABC transporter ATP-binding protein — MSDTDELRRGADRGPDELLRIEGIRKTFPGVVALDSVDFDLRRGEVHVLLGENGAGKSTLIKMLSGAYRPDSGRILVDGKEARIHGAQDAERLGIATIYQEFNLVPDLTVAENIFLGRQPRRFGLIDRKAMESAAEELLKRVGVQVSPRAKVRELGIARLQMVEIAKALSLEARVLIMDEPTAVLTSEEVDKLFAIVRQLRADGVGVVFITHHLEEIAALGDRVTVLRDGRSVDQVPASTAEDELVRLMVGRSIEQQYPRERPDAGGELLTVKGLTRDGVFHDVSFEVRAGEVVGLAGLVGAGRTEVARAVFGADPYDAGSVDVRGERLPRHDVIAAMGAGIGLVPEDRKGQGLLLDASVQENLGLVTLRSATRSGLVDLKGQRVAAARIAEQLGVRMAGLGQHVRTLSGGNQQKVVIGKWLLAGALVLILDEPTRGIDVGAKVEIYQLINELTASGHAVLMISSDLPEVLGMSDRVLVMAQGRIAGELAADEATQDAVMALAVSSTAVQTDEATEGKASRGH; from the coding sequence GTGAGCGACACAGACGAGTTGCGGCGCGGCGCCGACCGCGGGCCCGACGAGTTGCTGCGCATCGAAGGCATACGCAAGACCTTCCCCGGTGTCGTCGCGCTCGACTCGGTCGACTTCGACCTCCGCCGCGGCGAAGTGCATGTCCTGCTCGGCGAGAACGGCGCGGGCAAGAGCACGCTCATCAAGATGCTCTCCGGCGCCTACCGCCCCGACAGCGGCCGCATCCTCGTGGACGGGAAGGAAGCCCGCATCCATGGGGCGCAGGACGCCGAACGGCTCGGCATCGCCACGATCTACCAGGAGTTCAACCTCGTACCCGACCTCACCGTCGCCGAGAACATCTTCCTGGGCCGCCAGCCGCGCCGCTTCGGGTTGATCGACCGAAAGGCGATGGAGTCGGCGGCCGAGGAGCTCCTGAAGCGGGTCGGCGTCCAGGTGTCGCCGCGCGCCAAGGTGCGCGAACTGGGCATCGCCAGGCTCCAGATGGTCGAGATCGCCAAGGCGCTCAGCCTGGAGGCCCGCGTCCTGATCATGGACGAGCCGACGGCGGTCCTGACGAGCGAGGAGGTCGACAAACTCTTCGCGATCGTGCGGCAGTTGCGGGCGGACGGCGTCGGCGTCGTCTTCATCACCCACCACCTGGAGGAGATCGCGGCGCTCGGCGACCGTGTGACCGTCCTGCGCGACGGCCGCAGCGTCGACCAGGTGCCCGCGTCGACGGCGGAGGACGAGCTCGTACGGCTGATGGTGGGCCGCAGCATCGAGCAGCAGTATCCGCGTGAACGCCCCGACGCCGGGGGCGAGTTGCTCACGGTGAAGGGCCTCACCCGCGACGGCGTCTTCCACGACGTCAGCTTCGAGGTGCGGGCCGGTGAGGTCGTCGGCCTCGCGGGACTCGTCGGCGCGGGAAGGACCGAGGTGGCGCGCGCCGTCTTCGGCGCCGATCCGTACGACGCGGGCTCCGTCGACGTACGCGGCGAGCGTCTTCCCCGGCATGACGTGATCGCCGCGATGGGCGCGGGCATCGGCCTCGTACCGGAGGACCGCAAGGGCCAGGGGCTCCTCCTTGACGCCTCCGTGCAGGAGAACCTCGGCCTGGTGACGCTGCGTTCGGCGACGCGCTCCGGGCTCGTGGACCTCAAGGGCCAGCGCGTGGCGGCGGCCCGGATCGCCGAGCAGCTCGGCGTGCGGATGGCCGGGCTCGGCCAGCACGTGCGCACGCTGTCCGGCGGCAACCAGCAGAAGGTCGTCATCGGCAAGTGGCTGCTCGCCGGCGCCTTGGTCCTCATCCTCGACGAGCCGACGCGCGGCATCGACGTGGGCGCGAAGGTCGAGATCTACCAGCTCATCAACGAACTGACGGCCTCCGGGCACGCGGTCCTGATGATCTCCAGCGATCTCCCCGAGGTCCTCGGCATGAGCGACCGCGTGCTCGTCATGGCCCAGGGCCGCATCGCGGGCGAGCTCGCGGCGGACGAAGCGACGCAGGACGCGGTGATGGCGCTTGCCGTCAGCAGTACGGCAGTTCAGACAGACGAAGCAACCGAAGGGAAGGCCTCCCGTGGCCACTGA
- a CDS encoding GTPase-associated protein 1-related protein, translating into MAIRRLSYRLDEEPVTGAVRLIPAPAGPQEQEKEQSLESAEVAEYVLAVGHRRGLSRSRLPGGGALLCATVGAEQQVDAVHVDSLDELPASTLDLVTERLVDFARENASRVEPFLADVRRLFDERAGRQIVVAEHDPRTVAHWVALACASLPRPYAASLTFSTWTAEPRRAPQQILGIGPDADFDRFDGPTLDHIYRVHDGIGGQGSTPVPDTWAEVTARQWIEGTPPEPGADDDPFALARPTLDVRQLVAMSGDARRDVVRAHAASVAEQSAGSPVIDELYTLCQELGAEDRAAAEPLALALVRHYMSVAEAQGTLPDLAACERLPLSTEARMRLRGEFGGRADDELRRRLRAPMETWTEPLRLALAMGADAGRGLDEAMQRLARALLNPGRRECAEAVEVLQALGHTGLNRRVLKLLALHLTDHKLDRLRDFANAPQGEWLLRNIDDAPLAVRLAEAAARWRREPGGPRGAELFGALTKLLPGRRVNDVETLKLLWRLVWGGRQPDRVDVMRLARTCTARLIIDAGFGIRLVGLLKEPERVDAELVDLARALLSVSLGPRERATAELLVLAKDFADGKVPVGRAVDGLGVTLRQASPVHVVLRRGVDELIARGIAEVDPVDLCRSRGLRFLMAAEGDVLRPYRAYLLDDSARERRIHALPHQPAHIAALYHAWRPRHGRGVTVEWQRVADELLARILAPVLPALDDWTLSQVATELARLAQGRGQQRVQEWNAWRSRQAQVRAQTQGPPRPLGPPGP; encoded by the coding sequence ATGGCCATCCGCCGACTCAGCTATCGGCTCGACGAGGAGCCGGTCACCGGAGCCGTCCGTCTGATCCCCGCACCGGCGGGACCGCAGGAGCAGGAGAAGGAACAGTCCCTGGAATCAGCTGAGGTGGCCGAGTACGTGCTCGCCGTCGGTCACCGTAGAGGACTCAGCCGCAGCAGGCTCCCCGGAGGCGGCGCCCTCCTCTGCGCCACCGTCGGTGCGGAACAGCAGGTCGACGCCGTGCATGTGGACTCGCTCGATGAACTCCCGGCGTCCACACTGGACTTGGTGACGGAGCGGCTCGTCGACTTCGCCCGCGAGAACGCGTCCCGCGTCGAACCCTTCCTCGCCGACGTGCGCCGGCTGTTCGACGAGCGGGCCGGGCGGCAGATCGTCGTCGCCGAACACGATCCGCGGACCGTGGCCCACTGGGTGGCTCTCGCCTGTGCCTCGCTGCCCAGGCCGTACGCCGCCTCGCTGACGTTCAGTACGTGGACGGCGGAGCCTCGGCGCGCGCCGCAGCAGATCCTCGGCATCGGCCCTGACGCCGACTTCGACCGCTTCGACGGTCCGACGCTCGACCACATCTACCGCGTGCACGACGGCATCGGCGGCCAGGGCAGTACGCCGGTCCCCGACACCTGGGCCGAGGTGACCGCCCGGCAGTGGATCGAGGGGACACCGCCCGAGCCGGGCGCCGACGACGATCCGTTCGCACTGGCCCGACCCACCCTCGACGTACGGCAGTTGGTCGCGATGTCCGGCGACGCCCGCCGTGACGTCGTCCGCGCCCACGCCGCTTCTGTGGCCGAGCAGAGCGCGGGCAGCCCCGTCATCGACGAGCTGTACACGCTGTGCCAGGAGCTCGGCGCCGAGGACCGTGCCGCGGCCGAACCCCTCGCCCTCGCCCTGGTCCGACACTACATGTCCGTGGCCGAGGCCCAGGGCACGCTGCCCGACCTCGCCGCCTGTGAACGGCTGCCGCTGAGCACAGAGGCCCGGATGCGGCTGCGCGGAGAGTTCGGCGGGCGCGCGGACGACGAGCTGCGCCGCAGGCTGCGCGCGCCCATGGAGACCTGGACCGAGCCGCTGCGGCTCGCGCTGGCCATGGGCGCGGACGCGGGGCGCGGGCTCGACGAGGCCATGCAGCGGCTCGCCAGGGCTCTGCTCAACCCCGGGCGGCGGGAGTGCGCCGAAGCCGTCGAGGTCCTTCAGGCCCTTGGCCACACCGGTCTGAACCGGCGGGTCCTGAAGCTGCTCGCCCTGCACCTCACGGACCACAAACTGGACCGGCTGCGCGACTTCGCCAACGCCCCGCAGGGGGAGTGGCTGCTGAGGAACATCGATGACGCGCCCCTCGCCGTCCGCCTCGCCGAAGCGGCCGCGCGCTGGAGGAGGGAGCCCGGCGGCCCGCGCGGCGCCGAGCTCTTCGGCGCGCTGACCAAGCTGCTGCCGGGGCGGCGGGTGAACGACGTCGAGACGCTGAAGCTGCTGTGGCGCCTTGTGTGGGGCGGCCGGCAGCCCGACCGCGTCGACGTGATGAGGCTCGCCCGGACCTGTACGGCGCGTCTGATCATCGACGCGGGCTTCGGTATCCGTCTTGTGGGCTTGCTCAAGGAGCCGGAACGGGTCGACGCCGAGCTGGTGGACCTGGCCAGGGCGCTCCTGTCCGTGTCCCTCGGACCGCGTGAGCGTGCCACCGCGGAACTCCTCGTACTGGCCAAGGACTTCGCCGACGGCAAGGTTCCCGTGGGCCGCGCCGTCGACGGGCTCGGCGTCACCCTGCGGCAGGCGTCGCCCGTCCATGTCGTCCTGCGCAGGGGAGTGGACGAGCTGATCGCCCGAGGCATCGCCGAGGTGGATCCGGTCGACCTGTGCCGCTCGCGGGGCCTGAGGTTCCTGATGGCGGCGGAGGGCGACGTGCTGCGGCCGTACCGCGCGTACCTCCTCGACGACAGCGCACGCGAGCGTCGGATCCACGCACTGCCGCACCAGCCCGCACACATCGCCGCGCTCTACCACGCGTGGCGCCCCCGGCACGGGCGCGGGGTGACGGTGGAGTGGCAGCGGGTCGCCGACGAACTGCTCGCGCGGATTCTGGCGCCCGTGCTCCCCGCGCTCGACGACTGGACGCTGAGTCAGGTCGCCACGGAGCTGGCCCGCCTCGCGCAGGGGCGTGGGCAGCAGCGCGTACAGGAATGGAACGCGTGGCGCAGCCGGCAGGCACAGGTGCGGGCGCAGACACAAGGCCCGCCGAGGCCGCTAGGGCCACCAGGACCGTAA